A single Mobula hypostoma chromosome 26, sMobHyp1.1, whole genome shotgun sequence DNA region contains:
- the paqr7b gene encoding membrane progestin receptor alpha-B, translating to MTTVVMEQIGRLFINIQQIRQIPSLVEQSIPSLPCTVKDWEVPRIFREPYIHSGYRPVEQSWRYYLFTLFLRHNESVNVWSHLFAALIILLKLQEFSRTVDFWSDRHALPLLILLLSAFCYLTCSSLAHLLHARSELAHYSFFFVDYIGVAVYQYGSALVHYYYSIEEEWYHVIKMFYLPMATLLAWMSCLGSCYAKSNAKLLHPWSRKLYQIVPAGLAYMLDISPVVHRIYSCYSSNCTDTAIWYHQCQIICFLASAHFFSCPHPEKWLPGKCDIFLQGHQIFHAFMVLCTLAQLEAIHLDYKHRQHFYQTWHSDSTCSVLLCLAVIVSSSVVTAVYMRHLIKIKLGLKEK from the coding sequence ATGACGACCGTGGTGATGGAACAGATTGGTAGACTCTTCATCAATATCCAGCAGATCCGTCAGATCCCAAGCCTGGTGGAGCAGTCCATTCCCAGCCTGCCGTGCACCGTGAAGGATTGGGAGGTGCCGCGGATATTCCGGGAGCCGTATATCCACTCTGGCTACAGACCGGTGGAGCAGAGCTGGCGATACTACCTGTTCACCTTGTTCCTGCGGCACAACGAGTCCGTCAATGTCTGGTCCCACCTCTTCGCTGCGCTGATCATCCTCCTGAAGCTGCAGGAGTTCTCCCGGACGGTGGACTTCTGGTCGGACCGGCACGCGTTGCCACTGCTGATCCTCCTCCTCTCTGCCTtctgctacctgacctgcagcTCCCTTGCCCACCTCCTGCATGCCCGTTCGGAGCTCGCCCATTATTCCTTTTTCTTTGTGGACTACATCGGTGTGGCGGTCTATCAGTATGGGAGTGCTTTGGTCCACTATTACTACTCCATTGAAGAGGAGTGGTACCACGTCATCAAAATGTTCTACCTCCCCATGGCCACCTTGTTGGCTTGGATGTCCTGTTTAGGATCCTGCTATGCAAAATCTAATGCCAAGTTGCTGCACCCTTGGTCACGCAAACTCTACCAGATAGTCCCAGCCGGGCTGGCCTACATGTTGGACATCAGCCCTGTGGTGCATCGGATATATAGCTGCTACTCGTCGAATTGCACTGACACTGCCATTTGGTACCACCAATGCCAGATCATCTGCTTCCTTGCAAGTGCTCACTTCTTCTCGTGTCCTCACCCAGAGAAGTGGCTCCCCGGAAAATGCGACATCTTCCTGCAGGGGCATCAGATTTTCCATGCCTTTATGGTCCTCTGCACCCTGGCCCAACTGGAAGCTATCCATCTGGATTACAAACACCGGCAGCATTTCTATCAGACGTGGCATAGCGACTCCACCTGCTCTGTGCTGCTCTGTCTCGCAGTGATCGTTTCCTCCAGCGTTGTCACTGCCGTCTACATGAGGCACCTCATCAAAATCAAACTCGGCCTCAAGGAGAAGTGA